The proteins below come from a single Pedobacter aquae genomic window:
- a CDS encoding SPFH domain-containing protein gives MNKTLKLFLIAIAVAMVSIFIYSVTKAMLGNYMINNPINGIFILLGVSLAIYAFVKGAKYVWTLCAIAVLFTVQSCNYAKSNQQVVVSDDCGMSWKKINAGDAVPKGGLNACYMKVVIPNYPMQGESKFISNLKDRVRANVHIDYDYSITEPLAFIKQAKHIGRANANADDPDAINEKAFESAENMVIDKRIKDVAKSVFINEDIVELDQSEIESHLLNKSNKILEPLGVRLNFITLTFDLDEQTRQAIDVSTAMKIYESKGLQDLGKQVMSQRAGATKIVVENKIESPQVKE, from the coding sequence ATGAACAAAACCCTTAAACTCTTTCTCATCGCAATAGCAGTTGCTATGGTAAGTATCTTCATCTACAGTGTTACAAAAGCTATGCTTGGCAATTACATGATTAACAACCCTATCAACGGCATTTTCATACTTTTAGGTGTTTCATTAGCCATTTATGCTTTTGTAAAAGGCGCTAAATACGTTTGGACTTTATGTGCCATAGCTGTTTTATTCACTGTGCAAAGCTGTAATTATGCAAAATCAAACCAGCAAGTAGTTGTTTCTGATGATTGCGGTATGAGCTGGAAAAAAATTAACGCCGGCGATGCTGTACCCAAAGGTGGCTTAAACGCTTGTTACATGAAGGTTGTAATTCCTAACTACCCTATGCAAGGCGAGAGTAAATTTATTTCTAACCTTAAAGACAGGGTTAGAGCCAACGTTCACATTGATTATGATTACTCTATTACTGAACCTCTAGCATTTATAAAACAAGCTAAGCATATTGGCAGAGCAAACGCTAATGCGGATGATCCAGATGCTATTAATGAAAAAGCTTTTGAAAGTGCAGAAAATATGGTGATTGATAAAAGAATTAAAGATGTTGCAAAATCTGTTTTTATCAATGAAGATATTGTTGAATTAGACCAATCAGAAATTGAATCTCATCTATTAAATAAAAGTAATAAAATACTAGAGCCGCTTGGCGTTAGACTAAATTTTATTACCCTAACTTTTGATTTAGATGAGCAAACCAGACAAGCAATAGACGTTTCTACGGCTATGAAAATTTATGAAAGTAAAGGTTTGCAAGACCTTGGTAAACAAGTGATGTCTCAAAGAGCTGGTGCAACTAAAATTGTTGTGGAAAATAAAATAGAAAGCCCTCAAGTAAAAGAATAA
- a CDS encoding alpha-d-galacturonidase — MKFILRFTGYTVCMMFSLLLNSAIAKTAKEKINVVIPAQANVRVVFGATQLVKQLNQLNYQAQIAKNNKPNTRVKNITLTNQKTNGKESYAIVSDAKGNINIAGGDDSGILYAFTTLTEQVKAQGKLPQNLQIKDKPEMVLRGTAIGLQKPDYLPGRDVYEYPYTPETFPWFYDKQQWIAYLDMMLANRYNSLYLWNGHPFSSLVKLKEYPYALEVDEATFKKNEEIFKFLTEEADKRGIWVIQMFYNILIPKPFAEKHGLKTQDRNRPIIPIIADYTQKSIAAFVQKYPNVGLLVTLGEAMEGVGQDDIDWFTKTIIPGVQDGLKALGSKTEPPIVLRAHDSDAPAVMKAALPLYKNLYTMAKYNGEALTTYTPRGKWADLHRSLSRIGTVHVQNVHILANLEPFRYGSADFIQKSVQAMHHVYEANALHLYPQASYWDWPYTADKAPNRLMQLDRDWIWYKAWARYAWDSKRERSAEIAYWSKELGAKYGANQETGKYILDAYEESGEISPKLLRRFGITDGNRQTLTLGMLTTQFINPFRYGVFTLMYESEAPEGEMIIDYAEKEWKKQGHIGETPVQVAKEVVEHGRKAIAAIEKAKTGVKANQDEFDRLLNDMYCYDAMANFYADKVTAALWILKFKYSNDVKDLDQALPFLESSVQHYQKLVRLTENHYLYANSMQTKQRKIPMRGVDKTFIHWKEVLPVFETELKNFKHSIDSLKSTKTASNIAFKAYENAVVKFQDKQLYYTVKEQAKAFTDEDLQIKALTPELVGLNALQLSAEAQIKNGTQITFTNVKPVTVLVGFFNKKDAQFSPTPELETDASANNYGQAESKLSNAIIIENYPAINVHAYTFPAGKNTLSLAKGKALVLGFIDANQKIKIFDAGLNGNGRDIDWLFGHYAPTDVKL, encoded by the coding sequence ATGAAGTTCATTCTCAGATTTACAGGATACACTGTTTGTATGATGTTTTCTTTACTGCTCAACTCGGCGATAGCCAAAACAGCCAAAGAAAAAATTAATGTTGTGATACCCGCACAAGCTAACGTAAGAGTAGTGTTTGGTGCTACACAGTTAGTAAAACAGCTTAATCAATTAAATTACCAAGCGCAAATTGCTAAGAACAATAAGCCCAATACAAGGGTGAAAAATATCACCTTAACCAATCAAAAAACAAATGGTAAAGAAAGTTATGCGATTGTTTCTGATGCGAAAGGAAACATCAACATAGCTGGTGGAGATGATTCTGGAATTTTATACGCTTTTACCACTTTAACAGAACAAGTTAAAGCGCAGGGTAAATTGCCTCAAAATCTACAAATTAAAGATAAGCCAGAAATGGTTTTGCGTGGTACGGCAATAGGTTTACAAAAGCCAGATTATCTGCCTGGTCGTGATGTTTATGAATATCCATACACTCCAGAAACTTTTCCTTGGTTTTACGATAAGCAACAGTGGATAGCCTACTTAGATATGATGCTGGCTAACCGTTATAACTCTTTGTATTTATGGAACGGACATCCTTTTTCTTCTTTAGTAAAGCTAAAAGAATATCCTTACGCTTTAGAAGTTGATGAAGCTACGTTTAAAAAGAACGAAGAGATATTTAAATTTTTAACCGAGGAGGCCGATAAACGTGGGATTTGGGTTATTCAGATGTTTTATAACATCTTGATACCAAAACCTTTTGCAGAAAAACACGGATTAAAAACTCAGGATAGAAACCGCCCAATCATCCCAATTATTGCAGATTATACGCAGAAATCTATTGCTGCTTTTGTACAAAAATATCCTAACGTAGGTTTATTGGTTACTTTGGGCGAGGCTATGGAAGGCGTAGGGCAAGATGATATTGATTGGTTCACAAAAACCATTATCCCCGGTGTACAAGATGGTTTAAAAGCGCTAGGAAGTAAAACCGAGCCACCTATTGTATTAAGAGCACATGATAGTGATGCGCCTGCGGTTATGAAAGCAGCTTTACCATTGTATAAAAATTTATATACCATGGCTAAATACAATGGCGAGGCTTTAACAACTTATACGCCACGTGGTAAATGGGCCGATTTACACCGTAGTTTGAGCAGAATAGGAACCGTACATGTTCAAAATGTACATATTTTAGCTAATCTAGAGCCTTTTAGATATGGCTCGGCAGATTTTATTCAAAAATCTGTACAGGCTATGCACCATGTTTATGAGGCTAATGCCTTGCATCTTTACCCGCAAGCATCTTATTGGGATTGGCCTTATACAGCCGATAAAGCACCAAATAGATTGATGCAGTTGGACCGCGATTGGATTTGGTATAAAGCCTGGGCCAGATACGCATGGGATTCTAAAAGAGAGCGTTCAGCAGAAATTGCCTATTGGTCTAAAGAGTTAGGCGCAAAATACGGTGCAAATCAAGAAACGGGTAAATATATTTTAGATGCTTACGAAGAATCAGGAGAGATTTCTCCTAAATTATTAAGACGTTTTGGTATTACCGATGGAAATAGGCAAACGCTTACTTTAGGGATGCTTACCACACAATTTATAAATCCTTTCCGTTACGGAGTTTTTACTTTGATGTACGAGTCTGAAGCGCCCGAAGGCGAGATGATTATTGACTATGCCGAGAAAGAGTGGAAAAAACAAGGTCATATAGGCGAAACGCCTGTTCAAGTTGCTAAAGAAGTGGTTGAGCATGGTAGAAAAGCTATTGCCGCAATAGAAAAAGCAAAAACTGGTGTAAAGGCAAATCAGGATGAGTTTGATAGATTGCTTAACGATATGTATTGCTACGATGCTATGGCAAACTTCTATGCCGATAAAGTAACCGCAGCATTATGGATTTTGAAATTCAAATATTCTAACGATGTTAAAGATTTAGACCAAGCATTACCATTCTTAGAAAGTAGCGTTCAGCATTATCAGAAATTGGTCAGACTAACAGAAAATCATTATTTATACGCCAACAGCATGCAAACCAAGCAGCGTAAAATACCTATGCGTGGTGTTGATAAAACTTTTATCCATTGGAAAGAAGTATTGCCTGTTTTTGAAACCGAATTGAAGAATTTTAAGCATAGTATAGATTCTTTAAAAAGTACCAAAACAGCCAGTAATATCGCCTTTAAGGCTTATGAAAATGCGGTAGTTAAATTTCAAGACAAGCAATTGTACTATACTGTAAAAGAGCAAGCTAAGGCTTTCACCGATGAAGATTTGCAAATAAAAGCTTTAACACCAGAACTTGTTGGTTTAAACGCTTTACAATTATCAGCGGAAGCACAAATAAAAAATGGTACGCAAATTACCTTTACCAATGTTAAACCTGTAACCGTTTTGGTAGGATTTTTTAATAAAAAGGATGCTCAGTTCTCACCAACGCCAGAGTTAGAGACTGATGCTAGTGCTAACAATTACGGACAAGCAGAAAGTAAACTTTCTAATGCTATCATTATAGAAAATTATCCGGCTATAAATGTACATGCTTATACTTTCCCTGCCGGAAAAAATACCTTAAGTTTAGCTAAAGGAAAAGCCTTAGTTTTAGGTTTTATAGATGCAAATCAGAAAATTAAAATTTTTGATGCAGGCTTAAATGGCAATGGCAGAGATATAGATTGGCTTTTTGGTCATTACGCACCAACTGATGTTAAATTGTAA
- a CDS encoding bleomycin resistance protein: MRNKTITLEYYVNKLGFKVSGDYGDYLIVAKDQIELHFFEFKDLDPKNNYGQVYIRLKAIDEIYQGFITHGVEIHPNGPLETKPWRQKEFALLDPDFNLLTFGEEA; this comes from the coding sequence ATGCGTAATAAAACTATAACGCTAGAGTATTATGTAAATAAACTTGGTTTTAAAGTATCTGGAGATTATGGTGATTATCTTATAGTTGCTAAAGACCAGATTGAACTACATTTTTTTGAGTTTAAAGATTTAGATCCTAAAAACAATTACGGTCAGGTTTACATCAGATTGAAAGCTATTGATGAAATCTATCAAGGCTTTATCACACATGGAGTAGAAATACATCCTAATGGACCTTTAGAAACCAAACCTTGGAGACAAAAAGAATTTGCCTTGTTAGACCCTGATTTTAACTTGTTAACTTTTGGTGAAGAAGCTTAA
- a CDS encoding BRO-N domain-containing protein produces the protein MENSIAVFESKQIRRHYDEEKETWYFSLVDIVAALTDSLNPTDYLKKMRKRDHELNLYIGTNCPQVAMLTNGKNRKTLAGDTENIFRLIQSIPSPKAEPFRQWLAKVGYERLQEIQDPSLSMDRARENWQKMGRSEKWIQQRMTGQETRNKLTDYWKENGISKQDEFALLTNIIHQEWTGLTVKKHKELKNLKSQNLRDHMSEAELLFTALAELSTRQIAEVEQAEGLKENALASKKGGKIAKNARKALEAKTGKSIITGDNFLPPKKENKN, from the coding sequence ATGGAAAATTCAATAGCTGTGTTTGAGAGTAAACAAATCAGAAGACATTACGATGAAGAAAAAGAAACTTGGTATTTTTCTTTAGTTGATATAGTTGCCGCACTTACAGATTCTTTAAACCCTACCGACTATTTAAAAAAGATGAGGAAACGTGATCATGAACTTAATCTGTACATAGGGACAAATTGTCCCCAGGTAGCAATGTTAACTAATGGAAAAAATCGTAAAACATTAGCTGGAGATACCGAAAATATATTTCGACTCATCCAATCCATCCCCTCTCCCAAAGCAGAACCATTTAGACAATGGTTGGCCAAAGTAGGATATGAACGTTTACAAGAAATACAAGACCCTAGTCTTAGTATGGATAGAGCTCGAGAAAATTGGCAGAAGATGGGACGAAGCGAAAAATGGATTCAGCAACGTATGACTGGTCAAGAAACTCGTAATAAGCTAACAGATTATTGGAAAGAAAATGGCATCAGTAAACAAGACGAGTTTGCACTCCTTACAAATATTATACACCAAGAATGGACTGGCCTAACGGTAAAAAAACATAAAGAGCTTAAAAACTTGAAATCGCAAAACCTAAGAGATCATATGAGCGAAGCAGAGTTACTTTTTACTGCTTTAGCAGAGCTCTCAACTCGTCAAATAGCTGAGGTAGAGCAAGCAGAAGGATTAAAAGAAAATGCCTTAGCTAGTAAAAAGGGTGGTAAAATTGCAAAAAATGCTCGTAAAGCATTAGAGGCTAAAACTGGGAAAAGTATAATTACTGGAGATAATTTTCTTCCTCCTAAAAAAGAAAATAAAAATTAA
- a CDS encoding MGH1-like glycoside hydrolase domain-containing protein codes for MKKLLYSFLIILCAKTSVLAQQVNLSQKLNQYVKQFNTDDNEAVKNLVPNADAYNWLNENIPLLDFPDKEIEEKYYFRWWSFRKHLKQTPDGYIFTEFIEPVKHAGKHQSISCALGHHIYEGRWLKNQEYMKQYLNFWLYDADKGQSKPRFHQFSSWVDDAVLAQYMVHPDKAYLQKILPALDADYEKWEQERKLKNGMFWQHDVKDGMEESVSGSRKDENMRPTINSYMYGNAKALALLAQEVNNPALKQKYTSRAAVLKQLVLDSLWDAKEKFFKTRMAKGDTLNGAREAIGFIPWYFNLPADKKEYATAWSQLLDTVGFKAKWGLTTAERREPTFRTRGSGHGCEWDGAVWPFATSQTLRSLSNLLNDYSKKGKMNASVFYDELHKYAWSQQMYGKPYIGEYQDESNGEWLKGDHPRSKFYNHSTFMDLVIQDLIGLKPQLNNSIIIKPLIPKGKADWFQLSQVPYKGKILTIIWDKTGERYQKGKGLMLFADGKLIAQSKKLQTLKVNL; via the coding sequence ATGAAGAAATTATTGTATAGCTTTTTAATAATCTTATGTGCTAAAACTTCGGTTTTAGCGCAGCAGGTAAATCTTAGCCAAAAATTAAATCAATACGTTAAGCAATTTAATACCGATGATAACGAAGCGGTAAAAAATCTGGTGCCTAATGCCGATGCTTATAACTGGTTGAATGAGAATATTCCTTTGTTAGATTTTCCTGATAAAGAGATAGAAGAGAAGTATTATTTCCGTTGGTGGTCTTTTAGAAAACATCTGAAACAAACGCCTGATGGCTACATCTTTACCGAGTTTATAGAACCTGTAAAACATGCCGGAAAGCATCAATCTATCAGTTGTGCTTTAGGTCATCATATCTACGAAGGTAGGTGGTTAAAAAATCAAGAATACATGAAGCAATATCTTAATTTTTGGTTGTATGATGCTGATAAAGGACAATCAAAACCACGTTTCCATCAGTTTAGCAGTTGGGTAGATGATGCTGTTTTAGCACAATACATGGTTCATCCTGATAAGGCATATCTGCAAAAAATACTACCTGCTTTAGATGCCGATTATGAAAAATGGGAGCAAGAGCGTAAGCTTAAAAACGGTATGTTTTGGCAGCATGATGTTAAAGATGGCATGGAAGAATCTGTTAGCGGAAGCAGAAAAGACGAGAATATGCGCCCAACCATTAACAGCTATATGTATGGTAATGCCAAGGCTTTAGCTTTATTAGCACAAGAAGTTAATAACCCAGCATTAAAGCAAAAATATACTAGCAGAGCAGCTGTTTTAAAGCAATTGGTTCTGGATTCTTTATGGGATGCCAAAGAGAAATTTTTTAAAACCAGAATGGCTAAAGGAGATACTTTAAATGGCGCCAGAGAAGCCATAGGTTTTATTCCTTGGTATTTTAACTTGCCTGCCGATAAAAAGGAATACGCCACAGCTTGGAGTCAGTTATTAGATACTGTTGGTTTCAAGGCTAAATGGGGCTTAACAACTGCCGAGCGTAGAGAGCCTACTTTTAGAACTCGCGGAAGCGGTCATGGCTGCGAGTGGGATGGTGCTGTTTGGCCTTTTGCTACCTCGCAAACTTTACGTAGTTTATCTAATTTATTGAATGATTACAGCAAAAAAGGTAAAATGAATGCTTCTGTTTTTTATGATGAGCTGCATAAATATGCTTGGTCTCAGCAAATGTACGGTAAGCCTTACATTGGCGAGTATCAGGATGAAAGTAATGGCGAATGGCTAAAAGGAGATCATCCGAGAAGTAAATTTTATAACCACTCTACCTTTATGGATTTGGTTATTCAGGATTTAATAGGCTTAAAGCCACAGCTAAATAACTCAATTATTATTAAACCCTTAATCCCGAAAGGTAAAGCAGATTGGTTTCAATTAAGTCAGGTGCCTTATAAAGGTAAAATACTCACCATTATTTGGGATAAAACCGGGGAGCGCTATCAAAAAGGAAAAGGTTTAATGCTTTTTGCTGATGGTAAACTTATAGCTCAATCTAAAAAATTGCAAACTTTAAAAGTTAATTTATAA